The proteins below come from a single Tenuifilum thalassicum genomic window:
- a CDS encoding PLDc N-terminal domain-containing protein produces the protein MKEFALYAGIAMLLLAWLIVFIDILKHKFPNRGLWIMFCITTPPLTVLFYPLVRKYLLKQKEKRG, from the coding sequence ATGAAAGAATTTGCTCTTTATGCAGGTATAGCCATGCTTTTATTGGCATGGCTAATTGTTTTTATCGACATTCTAAAACACAAATTTCCAAACAGGGGTTTATGGATTATGTTTTGCATAACCACTCCCCCATTAACCGTGCTGTTTTACCCTTTGGTAAGAAAGTATCTTTTGAAGCAGAAGGAGAAAAGGGGTTAA
- a CDS encoding DMT family transporter, which produces MFELSKKRWQWAAMMFMAFVWGASFILMKRGLDALTYIQVAALRIFISFILLLPLAIKNLKLVNRKNFLPLLGCGLIGNFFPAFLFTLSETQISSSLAGILNSLTPFFTVIAGVWLFKHKPNKFQITGVIIGFIGAALLITNGKFNSFGHINVYALFVVLATFFYGINSNLIRFKLVGLNGIQITSLIFFFIGPLAGIILPFTNFTAAFQSPYFWSSMLATFTLAAFGSVITLFVFNNLIHYTSAIFASSVTYIIPFFALVWGIIDGEHIGVIHITAMIIILIGVYLSSLKRKPKIL; this is translated from the coding sequence ATGTTTGAACTCTCGAAAAAAAGGTGGCAGTGGGCTGCCATGATGTTCATGGCCTTTGTTTGGGGTGCATCGTTCATACTCATGAAGCGTGGCCTCGATGCTCTCACATACATTCAAGTTGCTGCACTTCGCATTTTTATTAGTTTCATCCTTTTACTACCCCTTGCCATTAAGAACCTAAAACTGGTTAACCGGAAAAATTTCCTTCCTCTTTTAGGATGTGGGTTAATAGGTAATTTTTTTCCAGCCTTTTTATTCACTCTTTCTGAAACTCAGATTTCTAGTTCGCTTGCTGGAATACTAAACAGTTTGACACCTTTCTTTACTGTAATTGCAGGTGTATGGCTTTTCAAACATAAACCCAACAAGTTCCAGATTACCGGGGTTATTATTGGATTTATTGGCGCCGCACTTCTAATCACTAATGGAAAATTCAACTCTTTTGGACACATTAATGTTTATGCCCTGTTTGTGGTACTGGCTACCTTCTTTTATGGCATAAACTCTAACCTTATTCGATTTAAACTTGTAGGCCTTAATGGTATTCAGATAACCTCGCTGATTTTCTTTTTCATAGGACCTTTAGCTGGTATAATTCTCCCTTTTACAAATTTCACCGCCGCATTCCAATCGCCCTATTTCTGGAGCAGCATGCTGGCAACATTTACGCTGGCTGCATTTGGTTCGGTAATCACACTATTCGTATTTAACAACCTGATACACTATACAAGCGCAATATTTGCATCATCGGTTACATACATAATTCCGTTTTTTGCATTGGTTTGGGGAATAATTGATGGCGAACACATTGGTGTAATTCACATAACCGCCATGATTATAATACTGATAGGCGTTTACCTATCAAGCCTTAAACGAAAGCCTAAGATATTATAG
- a CDS encoding S41 family peptidase, with product MSFKKAILALCLIVPAKSFSQRCNCYNDFIWLKNTFEKNDAGFEWTINKKGVETYNNFSDSITSIAKVTSEMTSCENLLNDWTKFFRKGHIGIYSNSTASNTHKPTLVSKTMECNTNELNKIEKGIQGIWQIDSTYALGITLLNDSSNRKYVGSIVESKTPEWKQGEIKIEFFENNNKLKANYYMRDHSFNTFDVEQLSDNELKVGYIYLVRKSKMNSIDPLESEILFTDQCKVVELSNKTMLIRIPSFEYSQKHQIDKAISKNLKAITSHENLIIDLRDNGGGADNSFSSLVPLIYTNPIQYHSVEFLATPLNIESFKGMNSSFLARILIRKYIKKLERNPGQYVNLFDDEIITVKQKKIYKNPSKIYVLVNEGCASSTEQFILEAKQSSKVKIVGTNTFGALDVSNVTTINSPDSLFTLIYSMSRTLAPQNERIDGIGIKPDIIIPRTVMRLEWIKFAKGKIEAEQN from the coding sequence ATGAGTTTTAAAAAAGCCATATTAGCGCTATGCTTGATAGTTCCAGCTAAGTCATTTTCCCAAAGATGCAATTGCTACAACGATTTCATTTGGTTAAAAAACACATTTGAAAAAAACGATGCTGGTTTTGAATGGACAATTAACAAAAAAGGGGTTGAAACATATAATAATTTTAGCGATTCAATAACTTCAATAGCTAAAGTAACATCTGAAATGACTTCTTGCGAAAACTTATTAAACGATTGGACAAAATTTTTCAGGAAAGGACACATTGGGATTTACTCAAACTCTACTGCTAGCAACACTCACAAACCAACCCTTGTATCAAAAACCATGGAGTGCAACACAAATGAGTTAAATAAAATTGAAAAAGGAATTCAAGGAATTTGGCAGATTGATTCCACATATGCACTTGGCATTACATTATTAAACGATAGTTCCAACCGAAAATATGTTGGCAGCATAGTTGAATCTAAAACACCTGAGTGGAAACAAGGAGAAATCAAAATTGAATTTTTTGAAAACAATAATAAGTTAAAGGCCAATTACTACATGCGCGACCACTCATTTAATACATTTGATGTTGAACAGCTAAGCGATAACGAGCTAAAAGTTGGTTATATATATTTGGTTAGAAAAAGTAAAATGAATAGCATTGACCCTTTAGAGTCAGAAATACTTTTTACTGACCAATGCAAAGTAGTTGAGCTTTCAAATAAAACAATGCTTATTAGAATACCATCGTTCGAGTATAGCCAGAAGCATCAAATTGACAAAGCCATCTCAAAGAATCTTAAAGCCATAACAAGCCACGAGAACCTGATAATTGATTTAAGGGACAATGGAGGTGGAGCCGATAATAGTTTTAGCAGCTTAGTTCCATTAATCTACACAAATCCTATTCAATATCATTCAGTAGAGTTCTTGGCCACGCCTCTTAACATTGAATCCTTTAAAGGCATGAACAGCTCTTTTTTGGCCAGAATCCTAATCAGGAAATACATAAAAAAACTAGAAAGAAACCCCGGACAATATGTGAATCTTTTTGATGATGAAATCATTACTGTAAAACAAAAAAAGATATACAAAAATCCATCAAAAATTTATGTTTTAGTAAACGAAGGCTGTGCTAGTTCAACAGAACAGTTCATTTTAGAAGCAAAACAAAGTTCAAAAGTGAAAATTGTTGGGACAAACACCTTTGGTGCACTTGATGTTTCAAATGTAACTACAATAAATTCACCCGATAGCTTATTTACATTAATCTATTCAATGTCTAGAACCCTTGCTCCTCAAAATGAACGAATAGATGGCATCGGTATTAAACCTGATATAATAATACCAAGAACAGTAATGCGTCTTGAATGGATAAAGTTTGCTAAGGGAAAAATTGAAGCAGAACAAAATTAG
- a CDS encoding sll1863 family stress response protein, translating to MNREEYREKVKKSIDEIFDQIDKLSAKAENASGKVRQEFEGRIRELEQLRDQMVEKMEKFADSTDSKWEEVKETVNSSLDSFKEGFKKLGSIFEKKE from the coding sequence ATGAACAGGGAAGAGTATCGCGAAAAGGTTAAAAAGTCTATTGATGAAATTTTTGACCAAATCGACAAACTCTCAGCTAAGGCTGAAAATGCTTCAGGAAAAGTTAGGCAGGAGTTTGAGGGAAGAATTAGAGAGCTAGAGCAACTCCGTGACCAAATGGTTGAAAAAATGGAAAAGTTTGCCGACTCCACCGACAGCAAATGGGAAGAGGTTAAGGAAACCGTAAACTCAAGCCTCGATTCTTTCAAAGAAGGTTTTAAGAAGTTGGGGTCAATTTTTGAGAAAAAGGAATAA
- a CDS encoding LexA family protein translates to MKLLVKTNKIDFYSADTTTELSLPLAEGIKAGFPSPAQDYIDLAFDLNKELVKNPSSTFYGRVRGDSMVDEGINDGDILVIDKSIPPADGLKAVCYIDGEFTLKTIRIKKDGIYLMPANPAYKPIRVTEENDFVVWGIVTYVIHKF, encoded by the coding sequence ATGAAGCTTTTAGTAAAAACAAACAAAATAGACTTTTACTCGGCCGATACCACTACAGAACTATCGCTACCATTAGCCGAAGGTATTAAGGCTGGGTTTCCATCGCCTGCGCAGGATTATATCGATTTAGCTTTTGATTTGAATAAGGAGCTTGTTAAAAATCCCAGCTCTACTTTTTATGGTCGGGTGCGTGGCGATTCAATGGTTGACGAGGGAATTAACGATGGCGATATCCTGGTGATTGACAAGTCCATCCCTCCTGCCGATGGCCTAAAAGCAGTTTGCTATATCGATGGCGAGTTTACTCTTAAAACAATCAGAATAAAGAAGGATGGCATTTACCTTATGCCTGCAAATCCGGCTTACAAACCAATCCGGGTTACCGAGGAGAACGACTTTGTGGTTTGGGGCATTGTAACCTACGTTATTCATAAGTTCTAA
- a CDS encoding DUF3307 domain-containing protein: MMVAQLIILQLIAHLLSDFILQPQRWCDKRYLKVLSPYLFYHAAVVLITSYILSFDFGFWRAAILLTVIHSLIDGVKSSLIRKTRAVNLFFADQLLHLIAITGIVLWYDYTHGIHFLFELETRTLAIIAGFILCTKPANIIIKFLFLAFSIETPVENSDNDEEKGLPNAGKLIGITERLLALALILVGQYEAVGLIIAAKSILRFNATQKSEYVLVGTLLSFGIAVFSGIVINLINGA; encoded by the coding sequence ATGATGGTAGCTCAACTTATTATCCTGCAGCTCATAGCCCATTTGCTATCCGATTTTATACTGCAACCACAACGCTGGTGCGATAAAAGATATTTAAAGGTTTTATCTCCATATCTTTTCTACCATGCAGCAGTTGTATTAATTACCAGCTATATTCTGTCTTTTGATTTTGGATTTTGGCGGGCTGCTATTTTGCTGACTGTTATCCACTCTTTAATCGATGGAGTAAAAAGCAGCCTGATTCGTAAAACACGGGCCGTTAACCTGTTTTTTGCCGACCAGCTTTTGCACCTCATCGCCATTACCGGTATTGTTTTATGGTATGATTATACTCATGGTATACATTTTTTGTTTGAGCTGGAAACTAGGACGTTAGCCATTATTGCAGGATTCATTCTTTGTACCAAGCCTGCCAATATTATCATTAAGTTCTTGTTTCTTGCTTTCTCAATTGAGACACCAGTTGAAAATTCTGATAATGATGAAGAAAAAGGTCTTCCTAATGCGGGAAAGCTTATTGGCATAACGGAACGACTGCTGGCTTTGGCATTAATTCTTGTTGGTCAGTACGAAGCGGTTGGGCTTATTATTGCAGCCAAGTCGATTCTAAGATTTAATGCGACCCAGAAAAGCGAATACGTATTGGTGGGAACCCTTTTAAGTTTTGGCATTGCGGTTTTTTCAGGAATAGTAATCAATTTAATTAACGGTGCTTAA
- a CDS encoding MFS transporter, whose amino-acid sequence MFRFIDIRSYFTRVGFAFRALKSPNFRMFFSGQIVSLMGTYIQNLALGWLIYRLTNSPFLLGAVGFAGQIPSLFLTPIAGVYADRLNRRRVLVGTQTLSMLMAFTLALLSLTGLIQIWQIILISAINGLALAFDTPFRHAFLIEMVGEKDLLQNAIALNSTLINSARFIGPTIGGFLIAWFGEGWCFFINGVSFMAVIASLLAMRVASRIVKRSKGSVLQELTEGIRYSFKNQAIRNLLLLISAIGFIGLPFQVFLPVFARDILRGDSQMLGFLTGALGAGALLGAFYLASRKGIKDLPKDILFASAIFSVGIFVFSLSNIPLISLAVIFFIGFGMIVQFAAVNTLLQHIVDEKMRGRVVALYGLSFMGITPIGSLLLGAISPSIGVQLTLSISGVLCVVALVLFARKSKIVKEAAIIAD is encoded by the coding sequence GTGTTTCGGTTTATCGATATTCGTTCATATTTTACAAGAGTTGGCTTTGCGTTTAGGGCGTTGAAGAGCCCAAACTTCCGAATGTTTTTTTCCGGCCAGATTGTATCCCTAATGGGTACATACATTCAGAATCTTGCTTTGGGATGGTTAATCTATCGCTTAACAAACTCCCCTTTTTTGCTTGGTGCTGTTGGCTTTGCTGGTCAGATCCCATCACTCTTTCTTACTCCTATAGCAGGTGTTTATGCCGATAGGTTAAATCGACGTAGGGTGCTTGTTGGAACACAAACTCTTTCAATGTTAATGGCGTTTACTTTAGCATTATTGAGTCTAACAGGTTTAATTCAAATTTGGCAAATAATTCTCATATCTGCGATTAATGGGCTAGCCCTTGCTTTTGATACACCATTCCGACATGCATTCCTTATCGAAATGGTGGGTGAAAAGGATTTACTTCAGAATGCCATTGCCCTGAACTCAACACTAATTAACTCGGCCCGTTTTATTGGTCCAACTATTGGTGGTTTCTTAATTGCATGGTTTGGCGAGGGGTGGTGCTTTTTTATTAACGGCGTTAGCTTCATGGCAGTCATTGCATCGCTTTTGGCCATGAGGGTTGCGTCACGCATAGTGAAGCGCAGCAAGGGGTCAGTGCTCCAAGAGCTGACCGAAGGTATAAGGTATTCGTTTAAAAATCAGGCAATACGAAACTTATTGTTGCTAATATCAGCAATCGGGTTTATAGGCTTGCCATTTCAGGTGTTCCTTCCCGTTTTTGCACGTGATATCTTAAGAGGTGATTCACAGATGTTAGGTTTTCTAACTGGGGCTCTAGGTGCTGGTGCTCTACTGGGGGCGTTTTACCTGGCTTCTAGGAAAGGAATAAAAGATTTACCTAAAGATATTCTTTTTGCATCTGCCATTTTTAGTGTTGGAATATTTGTCTTTTCATTATCAAATATTCCTTTAATATCTCTCGCTGTAATTTTCTTTATCGGTTTTGGTATGATTGTTCAGTTTGCTGCAGTTAATACTTTATTACAGCATATTGTTGACGAAAAGATGAGAGGTAGAGTGGTTGCTTTATATGGCCTGTCGTTTATGGGAATAACTCCTATTGGGAGTTTGCTTTTGGGTGCAATCAGCCCTTCAATAGGAGTACAGCTTACGTTGTCTATTTCTGGAGTGCTGTGTGTAGTAGCCCTTGTGCTTTTCGCAAGAAAGTCGAAGATAGTTAAGGAAGCAGCAATCATTGCCGATTAG
- a CDS encoding phosphatase PAP2 family protein, producing MKANRIILFFVLLLLSINLVAQNSDTLPLNKRNFEYEYDLKFRNTIIPAVLISYGIIGFDNPHLKSWNLGIRSEVLEHINTKYRADDYFQYAPGLAVYILDDAGLKAKHSFWDRTAVLTGSFLLQTAVVQTLKYTTNVMRPDSSATNSFPSGHTTLAFSGAEFLWQEYKDHSIWIGVSGYLVASTIGFARVINNKHWVTDVVAGAGIGILSTKISYFAFERLKFKKNKTKKVVALVSPYYDSKSKGLRFKMLF from the coding sequence ATGAAAGCCAATCGGATAATTTTATTTTTTGTTTTACTCTTATTGTCAATTAATCTTGTAGCTCAGAATTCCGATACATTACCGTTAAACAAAAGGAATTTTGAATACGAGTACGATTTAAAGTTTCGGAATACAATAATTCCTGCCGTGTTAATTAGTTACGGTATAATTGGTTTTGATAATCCCCATCTAAAGAGTTGGAATTTGGGAATAAGGAGCGAGGTGTTGGAGCATATAAATACCAAGTATCGTGCTGACGACTATTTTCAGTACGCTCCTGGTTTGGCGGTTTACATATTGGATGATGCAGGTTTAAAGGCTAAGCATTCCTTTTGGGATAGAACAGCGGTTCTAACGGGTTCTTTTTTGCTGCAAACCGCTGTTGTTCAGACATTAAAGTACACAACAAACGTAATGCGACCCGATAGCAGTGCAACCAATTCATTCCCATCGGGGCACACAACACTTGCCTTTTCCGGAGCGGAATTTTTGTGGCAGGAATACAAGGACCATTCTATTTGGATAGGCGTTTCAGGTTATCTTGTAGCCAGTACAATAGGTTTTGCCAGGGTAATAAACAATAAGCATTGGGTTACCGATGTGGTGGCTGGTGCGGGTATAGGTATACTTAGCACCAAAATCAGCTATTTTGCTTTTGAACGTTTAAAGTTTAAGAAGAACAAAACTAAAAAGGTTGTGGCGCTTGTTTCGCCATATTATGACTCAAAAAGCAAGGGTCTAAGATTCAAAATGCTATTTTGA
- a CDS encoding methylglyoxal synthase produces the protein MSTQKTIALVAHDNRKRDLVEWVEWNWAKLLNHRLICTGTTGRLVEEALIKMKNDAGDHLQLTRLKSGPLGGDQQLGAKIAEGEIDILIFFWDPMQPQPHDVDVKALLRIATVYNIPTATNRSTADYLISSPLLEHEYKPVVKDYSKYINRKVY, from the coding sequence ATGAGCACACAAAAGACTATTGCCCTTGTGGCCCATGATAATCGTAAACGCGACCTTGTAGAATGGGTTGAATGGAATTGGGCCAAACTACTTAACCATAGACTTATCTGTACCGGGACAACCGGACGTTTAGTTGAAGAGGCACTGATAAAGATGAAGAATGATGCGGGCGACCATTTGCAGCTAACCCGGCTCAAATCCGGGCCACTTGGCGGAGACCAGCAGCTTGGAGCTAAAATTGCAGAGGGCGAAATTGATATCCTAATTTTCTTTTGGGACCCCATGCAACCACAACCTCACGACGTGGATGTTAAAGCGCTTCTTCGCATTGCTACGGTTTATAATATTCCAACTGCCACCAACCGTTCAACTGCCGATTATCTTATAAGTTCACCCCTTCTTGAGCATGAGTACAAACCCGTTGTTAAGGACTATAGCAAATACATAAATCGAAAGGTTTACTAA
- a CDS encoding Y-family DNA polymerase: MYVLADCNNFYASCERVFNPSLIGKPVIVLSNNDGCVIARSNEAKALGIKMGEPAFKIKDTIERHNVAVFSSNYTLYGDMSQRVMNTLASFTPDIEIYSIDEAFLGLHGFRYVDLIEYASQIRKTTMRNTGIPISLGIAPTKTLAKVANHIAKKQPAHNGVYMIATDEQRVEALKNYEIGEVWGIGRQYSKFLMRYGVNTAYDFTKMPAGWVRRHMSVVGLRTQKELLGIPCIDLEHTAPPKKAIATTRSFGEMQTDLGYLKEAVASFAANCAHKLRKQKSVAQIVMVFAHTNYFRDDLPQYSASKTITLPVPTSSSIELAHYAIEALKRIYKPGYSYKKAGVIVSGISTNQHIQTSLFDTIDREKHNRLMAAMDKINDKYGRGTVKIAAQGAGRKWKLRQEKVSPKYTTSWSDIITIKV; this comes from the coding sequence ATGTACGTCCTTGCCGATTGCAACAACTTTTATGCGTCGTGTGAGCGGGTGTTTAATCCTTCGCTCATTGGAAAACCGGTAATTGTCCTGTCAAATAACGATGGCTGCGTTATTGCTCGCAGCAACGAGGCCAAGGCTTTAGGTATTAAAATGGGTGAGCCTGCCTTTAAAATCAAGGACACGATTGAAAGGCACAACGTTGCTGTTTTTTCTTCGAACTACACCTTGTATGGCGATATGAGCCAAAGGGTGATGAATACTCTTGCCAGCTTTACGCCCGATATCGAAATTTACTCCATTGACGAGGCTTTCCTTGGGCTGCACGGATTTAGGTATGTCGATTTAATTGAATATGCCAGCCAAATCCGTAAAACCACCATGCGAAATACCGGGATTCCCATTAGCCTGGGTATAGCGCCGACAAAAACCCTTGCCAAGGTGGCAAACCACATTGCCAAAAAGCAACCGGCTCATAATGGGGTGTATATGATTGCAACCGATGAGCAACGAGTGGAAGCGCTTAAAAATTATGAAATAGGCGAGGTGTGGGGAATAGGGCGCCAGTATAGTAAATTTCTGATGCGTTACGGAGTTAATACAGCCTACGATTTTACAAAAATGCCTGCTGGATGGGTGCGAAGACACATGTCGGTTGTGGGTTTAAGAACTCAGAAAGAGCTACTTGGTATCCCGTGTATCGATCTGGAGCATACAGCTCCACCTAAAAAAGCTATAGCAACTACTCGATCCTTTGGCGAGATGCAAACCGATTTGGGCTATCTAAAAGAGGCCGTTGCTTCGTTTGCTGCAAACTGTGCGCATAAACTACGTAAACAGAAATCGGTGGCGCAAATCGTTATGGTGTTTGCTCATACCAACTATTTTCGCGACGACCTGCCACAATACTCTGCCAGTAAAACAATTACTTTACCAGTGCCTACAAGTAGTTCCATTGAACTTGCTCATTATGCTATTGAGGCATTAAAAAGGATTTACAAGCCGGGTTACAGCTATAAGAAGGCGGGTGTAATAGTTAGTGGAATTTCTACAAATCAACATATTCAAACCTCGCTTTTTGATACAATAGATAGGGAAAAGCATAATCGGCTTATGGCTGCCATGGATAAGATTAACGACAAGTACGGCAGGGGCACAGTGAAAATAGCGGCGCAGGGCGCCGGAAGGAAGTGGAAACTTCGGCAGGAGAAGGTTTCTCCCAAATATACGACTAGTTGGAGCGATATAATTACGATTAAAGTTTAA
- a CDS encoding sugar MFS transporter: protein MTKPNERGGFLPMLIIGALFFIFGFVTWLNGILIPYFKISCELTDFEATLVAFAFYISYTVMALPAAWVLKKTGFHKGMTVGLLVMAAGTLLFVPAALTRTYWVFLSGLFVMGAGLAVLQTAANPYITIIGPRESAARRISIMGICNKVAGALAPLVLAYYILNDGDAFVKSLEGLDAAARTAALDALAHRAINPYLVMTAILVLLGIAIRYAPLPDVETEDEAETLSNSTQGRSSIFQFPQLILGAIALFFYVGVEVIAGDTIIRYGMSQGVMIDTAKAFTSYTLVAMIIGYLAGIIFIPRVISQRSALIVSAVLGIALSIIVIIGGSTTSILALALLGLANALVWPAIWPLAIHDLGKFIKTGSAVLIMAIAGGAILPLIWGYLSDVYSPQTAYLILIPSYLVILFYAIKGYKLRSWH, encoded by the coding sequence ATGACTAAACCTAACGAGAGGGGCGGATTTTTGCCCATGCTTATTATTGGGGCACTTTTTTTCATTTTCGGTTTTGTAACCTGGCTCAACGGAATTCTTATTCCCTATTTCAAAATTTCATGTGAGCTAACCGATTTTGAGGCAACTTTAGTTGCTTTTGCCTTCTATATTTCGTACACTGTAATGGCATTGCCCGCAGCGTGGGTGCTTAAGAAAACGGGGTTTCATAAGGGGATGACGGTTGGCCTGCTGGTTATGGCTGCTGGAACGCTGCTATTTGTACCCGCTGCTCTTACAAGAACCTACTGGGTGTTTTTAAGCGGACTCTTTGTAATGGGGGCAGGTTTGGCTGTTTTGCAAACCGCAGCTAATCCCTATATCACCATAATCGGGCCGCGCGAAAGTGCTGCCCGTAGAATTAGCATTATGGGAATTTGCAATAAGGTTGCCGGGGCCCTGGCGCCCTTAGTGCTGGCTTACTACATTTTAAATGATGGCGATGCATTTGTTAAATCGTTAGAGGGGTTGGATGCAGCTGCCCGCACAGCAGCCCTCGATGCGCTGGCTCACAGAGCCATTAACCCGTATCTGGTAATGACCGCCATACTGGTGCTACTTGGAATTGCCATTAGGTATGCTCCGCTTCCTGATGTTGAGACCGAGGATGAGGCTGAAACGCTGAGCAATTCCACTCAAGGCAGGAGTAGTATCTTCCAGTTTCCGCAACTTATTTTGGGTGCTATTGCTCTGTTTTTCTACGTTGGAGTTGAGGTTATTGCCGGTGATACCATTATTCGATATGGAATGTCGCAGGGTGTAATGATTGATACCGCAAAAGCGTTTACGTCGTATACGCTTGTTGCCATGATTATCGGCTACCTGGCTGGGATTATTTTTATCCCTAGGGTAATTTCGCAACGTTCTGCTCTTATTGTCTCGGCCGTTCTTGGAATAGCACTTAGCATAATTGTAATTATAGGTGGGAGTACCACTTCAATACTAGCATTGGCACTGCTTGGTTTGGCAAATGCCTTGGTTTGGCCCGCCATTTGGCCTCTTGCTATTCACGACTTGGGTAAATTTATCAAAACCGGTTCGGCTGTTCTTATTATGGCCATTGCCGGTGGCGCCATTTTACCGCTGATTTGGGGTTACCTTTCCGATGTTTACTCTCCACAAACAGCTTACCTGATTCTGATTCCATCGTATCTTGTTATTCTGTTCTATGCAATAAAAGGATACAAACTTAGAAGTTGGCATTAG
- a CDS encoding acyl-CoA thioesterase — MTNTFELEFEVRDYECDLQGIVNNARYLNYLEHTRHKFLLSKGIDFAKLHDEGIDLVVSRIEIDYKYSLTSGDKFIVRLNAHKEGFLRMIFEQEVVKLPEQKIAVKAKVIGVGLKNGRPIKIDSIPGFERF, encoded by the coding sequence ATGACGAACACTTTTGAGTTAGAGTTTGAAGTCAGGGACTACGAATGCGACCTGCAGGGAATTGTAAACAATGCTCGTTACCTTAATTACCTTGAGCATACCCGCCATAAGTTTTTGTTGAGCAAGGGAATCGATTTTGCCAAGCTGCACGATGAGGGAATTGACCTGGTTGTATCCCGCATCGAAATTGACTACAAATATTCCCTCACCAGTGGTGATAAATTTATTGTTAGGCTAAATGCGCATAAGGAGGGGTTCTTAAGGATGATTTTCGAGCAGGAGGTGGTTAAACTACCTGAGCAGAAGATTGCAGTAAAGGCAAAAGTTATAGGAGTAGGATTGAAAAATGGTCGTCCTATAAAAATTGATAGCATCCCTGGATTTGAAAGGTTTTAG
- a CDS encoding alanyl-tRNA editing protein, with amino-acid sequence MSEKNYDPRMHTAEHILNQTMVRFYNCGRAFSSHVEKKKSKCDYRISHALSQDEVEKIEKAVNEVINQELDVTEEFALKADAIKFLDLSKLPPDAPDTIRVVRVGDYDACACIGPHVANTREIGRFRIISTDFNNGVVRIRFKLESDK; translated from the coding sequence ATGAGTGAAAAGAATTACGACCCTCGCATGCATACTGCCGAGCACATTTTAAACCAAACCATGGTTCGGTTTTATAATTGTGGGAGAGCATTTAGTAGCCATGTGGAAAAAAAGAAATCGAAATGCGATTATAGGATATCCCATGCGTTAAGTCAGGATGAGGTTGAAAAGATTGAAAAAGCGGTAAATGAAGTTATTAATCAAGAACTTGATGTTACCGAAGAGTTTGCCCTTAAGGCTGATGCTATTAAATTTCTTGATTTGAGCAAACTCCCGCCCGATGCTCCCGACACCATAAGGGTGGTAAGAGTAGGTGATTATGATGCATGTGCATGCATAGGCCCGCATGTCGCTAATACAAGAGAAATTGGTCGATTTAGAATAATCTCAACCGATTTTAACAATGGGGTCGTAAGAATCAGATTCAAGTTGGAAAGCGATAAGTAA
- a CDS encoding fumarate hydratase, with protein MNCSTISADVISYTSLFEDEKRELETGIKELLSNLTKKYEKYSFYGRLVQGDYIECAIKSPEYALRIALLLKTYVKTFQFKKERGKRARLKYFNEHGIRLAIAVAPLETIDPENGIIDGEAIYLSGRAIKNLSSSNKQKIVIKNTMFFCSSDKKQQEQFDTLLSLLDTIISKCSAKQSEVLYYKLLGLSEKEISEKLKRYQSTVSQHSTAAGWLSIEKAVTYFENTIQ; from the coding sequence ATGAATTGCTCTACTATCTCAGCCGATGTTATCTCTTATACCTCCTTATTTGAGGATGAGAAGAGGGAGTTAGAAACCGGCATAAAAGAACTACTGTCTAACCTGACAAAGAAATATGAAAAATACTCATTTTACGGCAGGTTAGTTCAAGGCGATTATATTGAGTGTGCTATAAAATCACCTGAATATGCTTTAAGAATAGCCCTTTTACTTAAAACCTATGTTAAAACATTTCAATTTAAAAAGGAGAGGGGAAAGAGGGCGCGTTTAAAGTATTTCAATGAGCATGGAATAAGACTTGCCATAGCAGTTGCACCACTTGAAACAATTGACCCTGAAAATGGCATTATTGATGGGGAAGCAATTTACTTGTCGGGAAGGGCGATAAAAAACCTTTCTTCCTCGAACAAGCAGAAAATTGTTATTAAAAACACCATGTTCTTTTGTTCATCCGATAAAAAACAACAGGAGCAATTTGATACATTGCTCTCATTACTTGATACGATAATTTCAAAATGCTCAGCAAAACAAAGCGAGGTGCTTTACTATAAACTGCTTGGTTTAAGTGAAAAGGAGATATCAGAAAAGCTTAAAAGATATCAATCAACCGTTAGCCAGCATTCTACTGCAGCAGGTTGGCTCTCTATTGAAAAAGCAGTAACCTATTTTGAGAACACAATCCAATGA